The following are encoded in a window of Pelecanus crispus isolate bPelCri1 chromosome 6, bPelCri1.pri, whole genome shotgun sequence genomic DNA:
- the WDR89 gene encoding WD repeat-containing protein 89, which produces MTAVEKIEEQLASLRIAKRSTLSEEPAYLLDIDLSKPAQSESSRFVAVSCSNKSIRVYNRETLNFLREYSSRPGILNGVRFAHTCDSLVFSACSDGTVKCWDIRLATQKAVQIFKGYPSNVFISFDINRSDVIICAGTEKVEKDTFLVFWDARGITNCASAPKEPLGVYSESHNDDITKICFHPIEPNLVVSGSTDGLVNVFDINKDNEDDALITTCNSDSSVSFIGWSGKDYKQVYCVTHDEGFCWWDIAQLDTEEPITLLHVLDVRDAVCVENNSLRYLVGGLYHEQADKLFLVGGTSTGNIHLIGCGTDGLSLVGTLCGGHSATVRSFCWNLTDESLLTGGEDAQLLLWKPGAAERSLAKKASMKIASSVQKRVRVHSSSLKSRKK; this is translated from the coding sequence ATGACTGCAGTGGAGAAGATCGAGGAGCAGCTTGCTAGTCTGCGCATAGCAAAACGTTCTACGCTAAGCGAGGAACCTGCTTACTTACTGGATATAGACCTTTCCAAACCTGCTCAATCCGAAAGCAGTCGCTTTGTGGCAGTTTCGTGTTCCAATAAGTCAATTAGGGTGTATAACAGGGAAACATTAAACTTCCTGCGGGAGTACAGTAGCCGTCCTGGGATACTTAATGGAGTCAGATTTGCACACACATGTGACAGCTTAGTGTTTTCAGCATGCAGTGATGGTACAGTAAAATGTTGGGATATTCGTTTAGCAACTCAGAAAGCTGTGCAGATATTTAAGGGCTATCCTTCCAACGTTTTTATCAGTTTTGATATCAACCGCAGTGATGTCATAATTTGTGCTGGAACAGAAAAAGTTGAAAAGGACACATTTCTGGTGTTTTGGGATGCAAGAGGCATTACAAACTGTGCCAGCGCACCTAAAGAACCCTTGGGCGTCTATTCTGAAAGTCACAATGATGATATCactaaaatttgttttcatcctATTGAACCCAATTTGGTAGTTTCTGGGTCAACTGATGGGTTGGTTAATGTGTTCGACATTAACAAGGATAACGAAGATGACGCTTTGATAACAACTTGCAATTCAGACTCATCAGTAAGTTTTATTGGCTGGTCTGGAAAAGATTATAAACAGGTCTACTGCGTGACACACGATGAGGGATTTTGTTGGTGGGACATTGCTCAGTTAGATACCGAAGAACCAATAACGTTATTGCATGTTCTGGATGTCAGAGACGCAGTCTGTGTTGAAAACAACAGCTTACGTTACCTGGTAGGTGGCTTGTACCACGAACAGGCGGACAAACTCTTCCTTGTTGGGGGAACGTCCACAGGAAACATTCACCTGATCGGCTGCGGCACCGATGGGCTGAGCCTGGTGGGTACCCTTTGTGGAGGACACTCTGCCACGGTCCGCTCCTTCTGCTGGAACCTGACAGATGAGTCTCTCTTGACGGGAGGAGAGGATGCTCAGCTGTTGCTATGGAAACCCGGAGCTGCGGAAAGGTCCCTCGCAAAGAAGGCGTCTATGAAGATTGCTTCTTCTGTGCAGAAGAGAGTAAGAGTTCACAGCAGCTCCctcaaaagcaggaaaaagtgA